Proteins found in one Thermodesulfobacteriota bacterium genomic segment:
- a CDS encoding TraR/DksA family transcriptional regulator: protein MDKEKLLSFKKRLLKMREDIVNKSKRLKDDSLSIGTDGIQDMADAASNTYNVDILMSLSDNDMNLLKDIDTALDKIEKGLFGICEECEEPINEKRLEVNPTARYCINCQRMIEMKGM from the coding sequence ATGGATAAAGAAAAGCTACTTTCATTCAAAAAGAGGCTTCTAAAGATGAGGGAGGACATTGTAAACAAATCGAAACGCCTAAAGGACGATTCCCTCTCTATTGGAACGGACGGTATCCAAGACATGGCAGATGCGGCAAGTAACACGTACAACGTTGACATTCTTATGAGTTTAAGTGACAACGACATGAATCTTCTAAAAGATATCGATACCGCTTTAGACAAAATCGAAAAGGGTCTATTCGGAATATGTGAAGAATGTGAAGAGCCAATAAATGAAAAAAGGCTTGAGGTAAACCCAACTGCCCGTTACTGTATAAACTGTCAAAGAATGATAGAGATGAAAGGAATGTGA
- the obgE gene encoding GTPase ObgE: MKFVDEARIYVKAGDGGRGCVSFRREKYVPKGGPDGGDGGRGGNVVIEGDRNLTSLLDFKYRRIYRAQNGSHGSGNNKKGRDGKDTVIKVPLGTVIYEEENGLRFLTEILEDKQTFIVAKGGKGGRGNARFVSPVNQAPETFEYGEKGEEKRLRLVLKLIADVGIIGLPNAGKSTLISKITHARPKIADYPFTTLIPELGVVNFEDGAIVVADIPGIIKGASLGKGLGLRFLRHIERTSFLVWVIDLSKDMPEEDYRTLKEELASYDVSLLQKKRLLVLNKMDLVDESKKEKYEKYFEDIGEETVTTSALHNVGIETLIEKLKNL, encoded by the coding sequence ATGAAGTTTGTCGATGAGGCACGAATCTATGTCAAGGCGGGGGATGGCGGTCGCGGCTGCGTGAGTTTTAGGAGAGAAAAATACGTACCAAAAGGCGGACCCGATGGCGGAGACGGCGGAAGAGGTGGAAACGTAGTCATAGAAGGCGATAGAAACTTAACTAGTCTTCTTGATTTCAAGTACCGTAGAATCTACCGGGCACAAAATGGATCTCACGGTTCAGGAAACAATAAAAAAGGAAGAGATGGAAAGGATACTGTAATTAAAGTCCCCCTTGGAACCGTAATATACGAAGAAGAAAACGGTCTCCGTTTTTTAACCGAAATATTAGAAGATAAGCAAACATTCATAGTTGCAAAAGGTGGTAAGGGTGGAAGGGGAAATGCCCGTTTTGTAAGCCCCGTAAACCAGGCACCTGAGACATTCGAGTATGGAGAAAAGGGAGAGGAAAAACGGCTAAGACTAGTTTTAAAGCTTATTGCCGATGTTGGTATCATAGGACTTCCAAACGCGGGTAAATCGACGTTAATTTCAAAAATAACCCATGCAAGACCGAAAATTGCCGACTATCCTTTCACCACGCTTATTCCAGAACTGGGGGTTGTGAATTTCGAAGATGGTGCCATTGTCGTCGCCGATATTCCGGGAATCATAAAAGGAGCATCATTGGGTAAAGGATTGGGTCTTAGGTTTCTAAGACATATAGAAAGGACATCTTTTTTAGTGTGGGTCATCGATCTTTCAAAGGATATGCCTGAAGAAGACTATAGAACTTTAAAAGAGGAGCTTGCCTCCTACGATGTAAGCTTGCTTCAAAAAAAGAGGCTTCTCGTCCTTAACAAGATGGATCTTGTCGATGAGAGCAAAAAGGAGAAATACGAAAAATATTTCGAAGATATAGGCGAAGAAACTGTCACAACCAGTGCCTTACATAACGTTGGTATCGAAACTTTGATTGAAAAGTTAAAAAACCTTTAA
- the nadD gene encoding nicotinate-nucleotide adenylyltransferase produces the protein MKIGVMGGTFDPIHLGHLRAAEEVRVSFGLEKVVMVPVNIPPHKRDFKISSAEDRLNMVRMAITGNEAFEVSDVEIQRGGISYTLDTVFEFKKNYGEVYYLIGVDAFHEIDTWYMYEELFYHTNFIVMARPSKRTFLGLESFPLKVREKMVDLGENTYRHVSSNMTYVIWVTQLDISSSKIREYVKKGISIKYLVPPQVEEYIKERGLYKE, from the coding sequence ATGAAAATTGGCGTAATGGGGGGAACTTTTGACCCTATTCACCTTGGGCACCTAAGAGCAGCTGAGGAAGTAAGAGTATCTTTCGGTTTGGAAAAAGTAGTGATGGTGCCGGTGAACATTCCGCCTCACAAAAGAGATTTCAAAATCTCTTCGGCCGAGGACAGGTTGAACATGGTCCGGATGGCCATAACCGGAAATGAAGCTTTCGAGGTGTCGGATGTGGAAATCCAAAGAGGGGGTATATCTTACACTCTGGATACGGTTTTTGAGTTTAAAAAAAACTATGGAGAGGTCTATTACCTTATAGGTGTAGATGCCTTCCATGAGATCGATACATGGTACATGTACGAAGAACTCTTCTACCACACAAACTTCATCGTAATGGCAAGGCCTTCAAAGAGGACATTCTTAGGGCTTGAATCGTTTCCTTTAAAAGTTAGAGAGAAAATGGTCGATCTCGGCGAAAACACGTATAGGCATGTCTCGTCAAATATGACTTACGTTATTTGGGTCACGCAGCTTGACATCTCCTCATCTAAGATCCGCGAATACGTAAAAAAAGGAATTTCCATAAAGTATTTGGTCCCTCCCCAGGTGGAGGAATACATAAAGGAAAGGGGGCTTTACAAGGAATAG
- the rsfS gene encoding ribosome silencing factor, whose product MDAFELAKTAGRLAEEKKAKDIVILELIGLTDIADYFLIASGRNERHVKTIAEHILESAKHMGIKVYSTEGVENGRWAVIDFSTVVVHLFLQPLRELYDLESLWYEAKKYTFSGEKKLKGAVDG is encoded by the coding sequence TTGGACGCGTTCGAACTGGCAAAAACGGCAGGAAGGCTAGCAGAGGAAAAAAAGGCAAAGGATATAGTAATACTTGAACTTATCGGCCTTACAGACATTGCTGATTACTTTTTAATAGCCAGTGGTCGTAACGAAAGGCACGTAAAGACAATTGCAGAACACATATTGGAGTCTGCAAAGCACATGGGAATCAAGGTTTATTCCACAGAAGGTGTCGAAAACGGAAGATGGGCAGTTATAGACTTCTCAACTGTCGTTGTCCACCTTTTCCTTCAGCCACTGCGGGAACTGTACGATCTTGAAAGTCTCTGGTACGAGGCAAAAAAATACACGTTTTCTGGAGAAAAAAAATTAAAAGGAGCCGTTGATGGATAA
- a CDS encoding AsmA-like C-terminal region-containing protein, translated as MKKLLAIIFIVSLFVIGFLYLKSNFLQVFTYLFRKVTSINLEPSNVNLRFRPWELLVEIDGAKLTGPIDGYIGKSKLLIDLEKGIWLKNISLSDFEISVKPNGKAKTSFPPIENLEAFQGSFKIGKYEFCVEDLRLENLVRGRAFGLSMRIRMEPYFSEAKINAKGHFGEKIEIRDGTYEVKNLKLFRIDQAVDGSADLRGGVVYKGSRLETEGFFVLADGSISVSFLKVPYRLIDAQGSYRLKVEPYASDLTVSLSNSDGVGIKLEMDLKKRYLKRLKISTNFIEIQKLKDVVAVESLTGYSPWNYIWGGKVKVDDLTYLSGQPISAKLALDGTSVSFGRFLFTNVTGDLTIDGKNLAFSGISGQYKSSFLDKVNGRFELSGKKSLIMEGSFFANLKDLSSFIHNENIKVAKGRSKGTLHFFWDELTGIKYDLIGQIEGGNLIFNGVPVNVEGKFRFTDHGFECLPIYLAHNGTVLRLTGLIKGKNEFDLHVEGAISAPTITSFRTLPFSIGGISKINVNVSMSNGRLRIKGGFDFTKLSLSVSKIFEKKEGFPANLSLELLKRGKLVEVKHLLFTLGGLRIEGLGRGDPHAMDCDFSLEAKDLEKIARLFNVPEISDAGSLKGKISMTDFRFSLDKLPFIKGFLEVKDGFLKLPYFDPPIRNIDLRMDFEGEKMHVRVLRARIGNSSLKEADLKLEGVREPVISGVLRFDKLDISDFKRGDGKSRIPLIEEDTLIWRTKLFLDLSFGQIVYRDLGFADSSLFLKKNGAHFYIRGYCPDLFAGEFITENSFKLQKPKPVFEGKFNLKGFSLSRMTSHLKHHYQVEGKADIWAKFKTEGDDLDEMRKNLKGEVLAISKKGVIKKWNLIAKVLELLNVYQIVRLKIDLTRQGLAYNRMGGSFSIKDGKLSTQNFAIDSPSLIMSSRLEIDMGNGQMKGNISVSPLVAFEKTLDKIPIIRNLLRGKEKGFLSVDYSVRGKISDPEVSIDLVRTVPGKIYDILKNIFTLPFEALELQKKKD; from the coding sequence ATGAAAAAGCTTTTAGCAATCATTTTCATTGTTTCGCTTTTCGTCATTGGATTTCTCTACTTGAAATCGAACTTCCTTCAGGTCTTTACGTACCTTTTTAGAAAAGTTACAAGCATAAACCTTGAACCTTCAAATGTCAATTTGAGATTCAGACCCTGGGAATTACTCGTCGAAATCGATGGGGCAAAGCTTACAGGGCCAATTGATGGATATATTGGGAAATCGAAGCTCCTCATAGACCTCGAAAAAGGCATCTGGTTAAAAAATATTTCCCTTTCCGATTTTGAGATCTCGGTGAAACCAAACGGAAAGGCCAAAACATCCTTTCCTCCCATAGAAAACTTAGAGGCGTTTCAGGGAAGTTTTAAGATCGGAAAGTACGAATTTTGCGTTGAAGATTTGAGGCTCGAAAATTTGGTTCGCGGACGGGCCTTTGGTCTATCTATGCGTATAAGAATGGAACCCTATTTTTCAGAAGCAAAGATAAACGCCAAAGGGCATTTTGGGGAAAAGATAGAGATCAGAGATGGTACATACGAAGTAAAGAACTTAAAACTCTTCAGAATCGACCAGGCGGTAGATGGAAGTGCCGATCTTCGAGGAGGTGTGGTTTATAAGGGGTCGAGACTCGAAACAGAAGGTTTTTTTGTTTTGGCAGACGGCTCAATAAGTGTAAGTTTCTTAAAAGTACCATATCGTCTTATCGATGCACAGGGTTCGTATAGGCTCAAAGTGGAACCTTATGCTTCGGATCTTACAGTTTCCCTTTCAAATTCGGATGGTGTAGGGATAAAACTAGAAATGGATCTGAAAAAGAGATATTTGAAGCGCTTAAAAATCTCTACAAACTTCATAGAGATTCAAAAGCTTAAAGATGTTGTAGCTGTGGAAAGCCTAACCGGCTATAGTCCTTGGAATTACATTTGGGGTGGAAAGGTTAAAGTAGATGACCTCACGTATCTTTCAGGGCAACCAATTTCCGCAAAGTTAGCACTGGATGGAACTTCCGTATCTTTTGGAAGATTCCTATTCACGAATGTGACTGGCGATTTGACAATCGATGGAAAAAACCTTGCCTTTTCTGGGATCTCGGGGCAGTACAAGTCAAGCTTTCTCGATAAGGTAAACGGTAGATTTGAGCTTAGCGGAAAAAAGAGCCTGATAATGGAAGGCTCTTTTTTTGCGAACCTTAAGGATCTTTCTAGCTTCATTCATAATGAGAATATAAAGGTTGCAAAAGGAAGATCGAAAGGAACCTTACACTTTTTTTGGGACGAATTAACTGGCATAAAGTACGATCTCATTGGCCAAATTGAGGGTGGTAATCTCATATTTAATGGGGTTCCCGTAAACGTGGAGGGAAAGTTCAGATTTACCGATCATGGATTTGAGTGTTTACCTATCTATCTGGCCCACAATGGAACTGTGCTGAGATTAACCGGACTTATAAAGGGAAAGAACGAATTCGATCTCCACGTAGAAGGGGCTATTTCGGCACCGACAATTACGTCGTTTAGGACTCTTCCTTTTAGCATTGGTGGCATTTCAAAAATAAACGTGAATGTTAGTATGTCCAATGGGAGGTTGAGAATAAAGGGGGGCTTTGATTTTACAAAGCTTTCATTATCTGTGTCCAAAATATTTGAAAAGAAGGAAGGTTTTCCAGCAAATCTGTCCTTAGAGCTTCTAAAACGTGGAAAATTAGTAGAGGTGAAACACTTACTATTCACACTGGGTGGGCTTCGGATTGAGGGTCTCGGCCGGGGAGATCCTCATGCAATGGACTGCGATTTTTCTTTGGAAGCTAAAGATTTGGAAAAGATAGCCCGTCTTTTTAACGTTCCTGAGATTTCTGATGCGGGAAGCTTAAAAGGAAAGATTAGTATGACTGATTTTCGTTTCAGTTTGGATAAGCTACCTTTTATCAAAGGTTTCCTTGAGGTCAAGGATGGGTTTTTAAAACTTCCATATTTCGATCCTCCAATTAGGAACATAGATCTCCGAATGGATTTTGAAGGGGAAAAGATGCATGTAAGGGTCCTACGGGCAAGGATTGGTAATTCCTCCTTGAAAGAAGCGGATCTAAAATTGGAGGGTGTGAGAGAGCCAGTTATATCCGGTGTTTTGCGGTTTGATAAGTTGGACATATCGGATTTTAAAAGGGGTGACGGAAAATCACGGATTCCACTAATCGAAGAGGATACACTTATCTGGAGAACAAAACTGTTTTTGGATCTTTCATTTGGGCAAATCGTATATAGAGATCTTGGGTTCGCGGATAGCTCGCTATTTCTCAAAAAAAACGGAGCCCATTTTTACATAAGGGGTTACTGCCCAGATCTATTTGCAGGAGAATTCATAACGGAAAACTCATTTAAGCTACAAAAGCCAAAACCGGTCTTTGAAGGAAAATTTAATCTCAAGGGATTTAGCCTCTCACGGATGACTTCCCACCTAAAACACCATTATCAGGTGGAAGGGAAGGCAGATATATGGGCGAAATTCAAAACAGAAGGAGACGATTTAGATGAGATGAGAAAGAATCTTAAAGGAGAGGTTTTGGCGATAAGCAAAAAAGGCGTAATAAAAAAGTGGAACTTAATCGCAAAGGTTTTGGAGCTTCTAAATGTTTACCAGATTGTGAGACTAAAGATCGACCTTACAAGGCAAGGTCTCGCTTATAATAGAATGGGCGGTTCCTTCTCGATAAAGGATGGAAAACTTTCCACCCAGAATTTTGCAATCGATAGCCCATCTCTTATCATGTCTTCCCGCCTTGAGATAGATATGGGAAACGGTCAAATGAAAGGTAACATCTCGGTATCACCCCTTGTTGCTTTCGAAAAAACATTGGATAAGATACCCATCATAAGGAATTTACTTAGAGGCAAAGAAAAAGGATTTTTGAGCGTCGATTACTCTGTGCGGGGAAAAATTTCGGATCCGGAAGTGAGTATAGACCTTGTAAGAACGGTACCTGGAAAGATCTACGACATCTTGAAAAACATTTTTACTTTACCTTTTGAAGCTCTTGAATTGCAAAAGAAAAAGGATTAA
- a CDS encoding glutamate-5-semialdehyde dehydrogenase — MKPYELAKKAKEASFISANLSTEKKNRILLRLRDLLELERSYIFSENQKDLELAKRLNVQKSLIDRMRVDEKVLREMMASINDVVSLPDPVGEITKMWKRPNGLLVGRMRIPIGVIFVIYESRPNVTVEAFSLCLKSGNTVILKGGSEALNSNNALYTLIRRAIQEEEVEAEIVQMVQVPEREYVYELLSLDEFIDLVIPRGGEELIRTVVEKSKIPVLKHYKGVCHIFVDESADLDMAYEVCLNAKVQKPATCNAMETLLVHEKIAPIFLPEMGKKFLNYGVRLKGCEKTRTILDGVEEAKESDWYEEYLDLILSIKVVKDIDEAIAHIKKYGSNHTDAIITRDYYRAWRFIKEVNSSLVLVNASTRLNDGFQLGLGAEMGISTTKLHAFGPMGLEELTVTKFVAFGEGQLRY, encoded by the coding sequence ATGAAACCATATGAGCTAGCAAAAAAAGCAAAAGAGGCAAGTTTTATTTCTGCTAACCTTTCAACGGAAAAGAAAAACAGAATACTCCTCCGTCTGCGGGATTTACTCGAACTGGAAAGATCTTACATCTTCTCTGAGAACCAAAAAGATCTCGAGCTTGCAAAAAGACTTAATGTTCAAAAAAGCCTAATAGACAGGATGAGGGTTGACGAAAAGGTACTGAGAGAAATGATGGCAAGTATAAATGATGTAGTTTCGTTACCTGATCCAGTAGGCGAGATAACAAAGATGTGGAAGCGACCGAACGGGTTACTTGTCGGAAGGATGAGGATACCTATAGGTGTCATTTTTGTGATTTACGAGTCAAGGCCAAACGTGACGGTTGAAGCATTTTCTCTTTGTCTCAAAAGTGGAAATACTGTAATACTTAAAGGTGGGTCTGAGGCTTTAAATTCTAACAATGCCCTCTACACCCTCATAAGAAGGGCGATCCAGGAAGAAGAAGTAGAAGCGGAAATAGTTCAGATGGTTCAAGTTCCTGAAAGAGAATACGTATATGAGCTTCTTAGCCTTGATGAGTTTATAGATCTCGTTATCCCTAGAGGCGGAGAAGAACTTATAAGAACCGTAGTTGAAAAGTCCAAGATTCCGGTGCTTAAACACTATAAAGGTGTATGTCACATATTCGTGGACGAGTCCGCCGATCTCGATATGGCATACGAGGTGTGTCTAAACGCCAAAGTTCAGAAACCGGCAACTTGCAATGCCATGGAGACTCTGCTTGTTCACGAAAAGATAGCCCCCATTTTTCTGCCTGAGATGGGAAAAAAGTTTTTGAATTACGGTGTCAGACTTAAAGGATGTGAAAAGACGAGAACCATACTCGATGGAGTTGAGGAAGCGAAAGAATCGGACTGGTACGAGGAGTATCTGGACCTCATCCTCTCAATAAAGGTGGTAAAGGACATAGATGAGGCTATAGCCCATATTAAAAAGTACGGATCTAACCATACCGATGCTATAATCACTCGGGATTACTATCGTGCGTGGCGCTTCATAAAGGAAGTTAATTCTTCATTGGTGCTCGTTAATGCTTCAACTAGACTGAATGACGGATTTCAGCTCGGTCTTGGCGCCGAGATGGGTATAAGCACTACCAAACTACACGCTTTTGGACCAATGGGCCTTGAGGAGCTTACGGTTACAAAATTTGTGGCCTTTGGAGAAGGACAACTGAGGTATTGA
- a CDS encoding 2,3-bisphosphoglycerate-independent phosphoglycerate mutase, producing the protein MIESVVISNERKIVFLILDGLGDIPDKRYNDKTPLEVAKKPNIDSLSLEFGILGRIIPVEIGITPGSGPAHLSLFGYDPLKHEIGRGVLEALGLDMELKEGDLAARANFCTVQAGIVIDRRAGRLSTEETRRICAMISEEVRKLDGIEVIIKPGKSHRFVVLFRGKDLSDRLTDADPHKDGLPYIYPQPKEKEAEFTAKIVKEFLFRAQKVLSHEKTANGILLRGFSMMPKLTPFKEKYMMGAASICTYPMYRGISRILGMEVLGNPTTKDEIVSLLKDNFGNYEFFFIHVKETDTAGEDGNFEEKTKVIEEVDKLVPEIWELKPDVMVITGDHSTPCLLKGHSWHPCPILILSRYGERDRLEFHEKNCLRGSIGTIYSKNLMNLVLAMSAKLDKFGA; encoded by the coding sequence TTGATAGAGAGCGTGGTTATCAGCAACGAGAGAAAGATAGTCTTTTTGATTCTCGATGGATTAGGCGATATTCCAGATAAAAGGTATAATGACAAGACACCTCTTGAGGTGGCAAAAAAACCCAATATCGATTCTTTGTCATTAGAGTTTGGTATTCTTGGACGGATAATCCCGGTAGAGATAGGAATTACCCCGGGAAGCGGGCCAGCTCATCTTAGTCTTTTTGGTTACGACCCACTAAAGCATGAGATAGGAAGAGGGGTACTCGAGGCCTTAGGTTTGGACATGGAACTTAAAGAGGGAGATTTGGCAGCAAGAGCAAATTTTTGTACCGTACAGGCCGGGATTGTAATTGACAGGAGGGCCGGAAGATTAAGCACAGAGGAAACTCGTAGGATATGCGCTATGATTTCGGAGGAAGTAAGAAAATTAGATGGGATCGAGGTCATCATAAAACCCGGAAAATCTCACAGGTTCGTTGTGCTTTTTAGGGGTAAGGATCTTTCAGATAGACTCACAGACGCTGATCCCCACAAGGATGGACTACCTTATATTTATCCACAGCCGAAAGAAAAAGAAGCTGAGTTCACTGCAAAAATCGTGAAAGAATTTTTGTTCAGAGCACAAAAGGTTCTGTCCCATGAAAAGACCGCGAATGGAATTCTTCTTAGGGGATTCTCCATGATGCCAAAGCTCACACCTTTTAAGGAGAAGTATATGATGGGTGCTGCCTCCATCTGCACCTATCCGATGTACAGGGGGATATCGCGCATACTAGGGATGGAGGTCCTTGGAAATCCTACAACAAAGGACGAGATCGTCTCTCTGCTAAAGGACAATTTTGGAAATTACGAATTCTTTTTTATCCACGTAAAAGAGACCGACACAGCGGGAGAAGATGGAAACTTCGAGGAAAAAACAAAAGTGATAGAGGAAGTTGACAAGCTTGTGCCAGAGATATGGGAGCTTAAACCAGATGTAATGGTCATTACCGGAGACCACTCTACGCCCTGTCTACTTAAGGGACACAGTTGGCATCCTTGTCCTATCTTAATACTCAGTAGATATGGTGAAAGGGATCGATTAGAGTTCCACGAGAAGAACTGCTTGAGAGGAAGCATTGGCACAATCTATAGCAAAAACTTAATGAACCTTGTTCTCGCCATGAGTGCAAAACTTGATAAGTTCGGTGCTTGA
- the proB gene encoding glutamate 5-kinase codes for MTKISRLVVKVGTSILTDKLGRINPQKIKDIARQIKKVKEMGVDPLVVTSGAIACGMELLGINRKPKEIGKKQALASVGQVILMSLYSHAFKEHNLHIGQILLTHEDVKDKDRCLNLTNTLNTLLSLGIIPVVNENDALSFREIQFGDNDNLSATIAQIVNADLLLLLSDVDGLYEKNPKKYPGANLVKVVKKIDERIWSIAEGTESEKSIGGMLSKIEAAKKAGLYGIPTRIVSGDTEEVIVRVVLGEELGTLFLPERKLSRKKWWTAFAFRTKGKIWIDDGAEKAIKENGKSLLPTGVLKVEGDFSRGDCVEVVNIKGVLISKGIVNYGSHEIDLIKGLKTIEIEQKLGYKYTEEVIHRDNMVIL; via the coding sequence ATGACAAAGATAAGTAGGCTTGTTGTAAAGGTTGGAACTTCGATTCTCACAGACAAGTTGGGAAGGATAAATCCGCAAAAGATAAAGGACATAGCCCGTCAAATAAAAAAGGTGAAAGAGATGGGCGTTGATCCCCTTGTCGTCACAAGCGGTGCCATTGCGTGCGGGATGGAACTTCTCGGGATAAATAGAAAACCGAAAGAAATAGGAAAAAAACAGGCTTTAGCATCTGTCGGACAGGTAATCCTCATGAGCCTTTACTCCCATGCGTTCAAAGAGCATAACCTCCACATCGGCCAGATCCTTCTCACCCATGAGGACGTAAAGGACAAAGATAGGTGTCTCAACCTGACAAATACTTTGAATACCTTGCTTTCACTTGGAATAATCCCAGTTGTAAATGAAAACGATGCTCTTTCGTTTAGAGAGATTCAATTCGGAGACAACGACAATCTTTCTGCGACGATTGCTCAGATCGTAAATGCCGATTTGCTTCTTCTCCTTTCGGATGTGGATGGACTGTATGAGAAAAATCCAAAGAAGTATCCAGGCGCTAATCTTGTAAAGGTCGTGAAGAAAATAGACGAAAGAATATGGAGTATAGCGGAAGGTACGGAAAGTGAAAAGAGCATTGGAGGGATGCTAAGCAAGATAGAAGCAGCAAAAAAAGCCGGCCTTTATGGCATTCCTACTCGAATCGTAAGCGGAGATACAGAGGAGGTTATAGTGAGAGTTGTTCTAGGTGAGGAATTGGGAACACTCTTTCTTCCAGAAAGGAAACTTAGCAGAAAAAAATGGTGGACCGCTTTTGCTTTCAGAACTAAAGGCAAAATATGGATAGACGATGGCGCTGAGAAAGCTATAAAGGAAAACGGCAAAAGCCTTCTACCAACGGGGGTGTTGAAAGTGGAAGGAGATTTCTCTAGAGGAGATTGCGTGGAAGTTGTAAATATTAAGGGTGTGCTTATCTCTAAAGGGATTGTCAATTACGGATCACACGAGATTGATCTTATAAAAGGCCTGAAAACTATTGAGATTGAACAAAAACTTGGATATAAATACACCGAAGAAGTAATCCACAGGGACAACATGGTGATACTATGA
- the rplU gene encoding 50S ribosomal protein L21, whose amino-acid sequence MYAIIETGGKQYKVVEGQKLKVEKLPFPENDVIEIREVLFVSNGEKAYTGTPFVQGAAVKAKVLSHGRAKKIIVFKYKRRKDYKKKIGHRQHYTELLIEKISLEGEHGS is encoded by the coding sequence ATGTACGCTATAATCGAGACAGGAGGAAAGCAGTATAAAGTTGTGGAAGGACAAAAATTGAAAGTGGAAAAGCTTCCCTTTCCAGAAAATGATGTTATCGAGATAAGGGAGGTTCTCTTTGTAAGTAACGGCGAAAAGGCCTATACTGGCACGCCCTTTGTTCAAGGCGCAGCCGTTAAGGCAAAGGTTCTTTCCCACGGGCGTGCGAAGAAGATCATAGTCTTCAAGTACAAAAGGAGAAAGGACTACAAGAAAAAGATTGGCCATCGCCAGCATTACACAGAGCTTTTGATAGAAAAGATCAGTTTGGAGGGAGAACATGGCTCATAA
- the rpmA gene encoding 50S ribosomal protein L27, with protein sequence MAHKKAGGSSRNGRDSRGQRLGVKIFGNQFVRAGQIIVRQRGTKIHPGRNVGCGKDHTLFALVDGILTFQETKDRKVAIVNPIK encoded by the coding sequence ATGGCTCATAAAAAGGCTGGTGGAAGCTCAAGAAATGGAAGAGACAGTAGGGGTCAGAGACTGGGTGTAAAGATCTTCGGCAATCAATTCGTAAGAGCTGGTCAGATCATCGTGAGACAAAGGGGAACAAAGATTCACCCCGGTAGAAACGTTGGCTGCGGAAAGGATCATACGCTTTTCGCTTTAGTCGATGGAATTCTTACATTCCAGGAGACAAAAGATAGGAAGGTGGCAATCGTAAATCCTATCAAATGA
- a CDS encoding ComF family protein — MLDSLKSVLHLVFPETCAGCGRDGKVFCEDCSKSLSFVEPHLSCFLCGRLIGKLSLCGECLEQERNYSAGFFLYYYTGPVKNALCAFKFEGRKRAGRILVRLSERRILGMGLKFDYIVPIPVTEKKRKERGFNQAYIIAQEISRITRIPILCGHLIKSKETMDQSSLSKKEREKNVKGAFKIRNGSYFKGKKILIVDDLFTTGSTLMEASKVVKLAGADTVCVFALARAI, encoded by the coding sequence GTGCTTGATTCATTAAAGTCCGTTTTGCATTTAGTTTTTCCGGAAACCTGCGCTGGCTGTGGTCGGGACGGAAAAGTATTCTGCGAGGATTGTAGTAAAAGTTTATCTTTTGTGGAGCCTCATCTTTCGTGTTTTCTCTGCGGCAGGTTAATTGGAAAGCTTTCTCTTTGTGGAGAATGTTTAGAGCAAGAAAGAAATTACTCCGCAGGTTTTTTTCTGTACTATTACACGGGACCTGTGAAGAATGCTCTCTGTGCTTTTAAATTTGAAGGAAGAAAAAGAGCTGGAAGGATTCTCGTAAGGCTTTCGGAAAGAAGGATTTTGGGGATGGGTTTGAAGTTCGATTATATAGTTCCTATTCCGGTTACAGAAAAAAAGAGAAAAGAGAGAGGTTTCAATCAAGCATACATAATTGCTCAGGAAATATCCCGCATAACGAGGATCCCTATCCTTTGCGGCCATCTGATTAAGAGTAAAGAAACTATGGACCAGTCAAGTCTTTCAAAAAAAGAAAGGGAAAAGAACGTAAAGGGTGCATTCAAAATAAGAAACGGAAGTTACTTTAAAGGAAAAAAGATACTGATCGTCGATGATCTTTTCACAACAGGATCTACTCTTATGGAAGCTTCAAAGGTAGTCAAGCTTGCCGGAGCTGACACAGTTTGCGTTTTCGCACTTGCCCGAGCAATCTGA